Proteins from a genomic interval of Asticcacaulis sp. AND118:
- a CDS encoding endonuclease/exonuclease/phosphatase family protein has product MIARIAPILLTGLLSLSASSLAMAQPPAPARLTVMTYNVENFFDANDDPRMPNGSSNEVINTPAWVDAKAAAVARVIQRFDFGQGPDVLVLTEVESQASLDAIKDQLKDKGAAYKTAILIDADPNRPAPKPDQRGIKVAILSKLSLAAGVKPQTFPVDLTKSANCKSRDGSPGTTRDLLQVDLTLPDGKILTVFGGHLPSGGNPRACREIAAQTIANIAAKLPASHVVVAAGDFNFNCAPQERQGLATAFKGWVLPSQLDNACRGSGSQFYWREKTWSYLDVITQKATGASEAWAIEPKTFRTVLTDEEQLQWDERDQVMRPKAFRFNAETGKGSGTADHWPIAIDLVQANR; this is encoded by the coding sequence CGCGGATTGCCCCCATCCTTCTGACCGGCCTGTTGAGCCTTTCCGCATCGAGCCTGGCTATGGCGCAACCCCCCGCTCCAGCGCGGCTGACGGTCATGACCTACAATGTCGAGAATTTCTTCGATGCGAACGACGATCCGCGCATGCCGAACGGATCGAGCAACGAAGTCATCAACACGCCCGCCTGGGTTGACGCAAAGGCCGCGGCCGTTGCGCGGGTTATTCAGCGCTTTGATTTCGGGCAGGGACCGGACGTGCTGGTTCTGACCGAGGTGGAAAGCCAGGCGAGCCTCGATGCGATCAAGGACCAGTTGAAGGATAAGGGGGCGGCCTATAAGACCGCCATCCTGATCGATGCCGATCCGAACCGGCCGGCGCCTAAGCCCGATCAGCGCGGTATCAAGGTCGCGATCCTGTCGAAGTTGTCATTGGCCGCGGGAGTGAAACCCCAGACATTCCCGGTGGATCTGACTAAATCGGCCAACTGCAAAAGCCGCGACGGCTCGCCCGGTACGACTCGCGATCTGCTGCAAGTCGATCTAACCCTGCCCGACGGCAAAATCCTGACCGTGTTCGGTGGCCATCTGCCATCGGGCGGCAATCCCCGCGCCTGTCGAGAGATCGCGGCCCAGACGATCGCAAACATTGCCGCCAAGCTTCCAGCCAGTCATGTGGTCGTCGCCGCAGGCGATTTCAATTTCAACTGCGCGCCGCAAGAGCGCCAAGGGCTGGCGACCGCTTTCAAAGGCTGGGTTCTGCCGTCACAACTGGACAATGCCTGCCGGGGCAGCGGCAGCCAGTTTTATTGGCGCGAAAAGACCTGGTCCTATCTCGATGTCATTACGCAGAAAGCGACGGGTGCCAGCGAGGCCTGGGCCATCGAGCCTAAAACCTTCCGCACGGTTCTGACCGACGAAGAGCAACTGCAGTGGGACGAACGCGATCAGGTCATGCGCCCGAAAGCGTTCCGTTTCAATGCCGAGACGGGCAAGGGGTCCGGCACGGCTGACCATTGGCCGATCGCCATCGATCTGGTGCAGGCCAACCGATAA